The Candidatus Rubidus massiliensis DNA segment GAGACGATAGACACAGTAGATCATTTTTGTTTTATTCAATGTCCGGAGCAGCAATGTCTTGCATCCAAGAGAAAATTTCTAATAAGAAAGTTGCTATAGTTGGATGCGGTGGTATTGGAAACGTTGTTGGGGTTTTATTGGCAACAGCAGGTGTAGAAAACTTCTTATTGGTAGATAGTGATACAATAGAGATATCAAATTTAAGCAGACAAATTATGTTTAGAGAAGATGATTGTGGTGAATTTAAAACGAAAATATTAGCTCAATCACTTGGAGAAAGATTTTCAAAAACAAATATTACTGAAATACGAGAATTCATTGATGAAAAAAATATAAATTGTTTAAAAGATGCAGATTTTATCCTTATCTCGGGTGATCAAGAAAATGTTTTAGATTTGATTAACGCTTTTGCAATTGAAAATAATATACCTTTCATGAATGTTGGTTATATTGAAGATATAGCGGTATGGGGTCCTCTTGTTATTCCTGGAAAATCTGGGTGCTATGATTGCAAACAACATATAGTTAATTTTGAAAGTCTAACCCAGGATCAGATTTCCAAATGCAAACAAATTAATCAAAATTATCAGGCTCCTTCAACAGGACCTATAAATATGATGGCATCTTCTTTTGCAGCATTAGACATTCTTAAGCACTTAGGTGAGTTTGGGGAGATTCAATCTTTAAATAAAAGGATAGGGATCTGGACTC contains these protein-coding regions:
- the thiF gene encoding Sulfur carrier protein ThiS adenylyltransferase; translation: MEKFTLAPYVRMGFLNGELHFGFGSLRQIIAIKEIQDSILDAAVLLKEPHSLEEVIMLLKEKGHISEVVNETLEILQKNFLIKANTYDRDDRHSRSFLFYSMSGAAMSCIQEKISNKKVAIVGCGGIGNVVGVLLATAGVENFLLVDSDTIEISNLSRQIMFREDDCGEFKTKILAQSLGERFSKTNITEIREFIDEKNINCLKDADFILISGDQENVLDLINAFAIENNIPFMNVGYIEDIAVWGPLVIPGKSGCYDCKQHIVNFESLTQDQISKCKQINQNYQAPSTGPINMMASSFAALDILKHLGEFGEIQSLNKRIGIWTHNLHIEKQDYSLNKECKVCGTMQIKTQ